Proteins from a single region of Candidatus Bathyarchaeota archaeon:
- a CDS encoding inorganic diphosphatase, whose protein sequence is MNLWKKIPAGDKPPKFLNMVIEVVGGSRDKYQYDVMQEVLVLDRIIPSSVVFPVEYGFVPQTLSADGDPLDIMALSYEPLEVGAIARVRVIGALIIEDEEGIDPKILSVLVDDARFKGIEDASQIQKNKLIEIQEFFETYKRLEPHKWTKIKEWKNAEEAVKIVVKAIETYQKSEFAHNTKDINKDKVTEATKS, encoded by the coding sequence ATGAATCTGTGGAAAAAAATTCCAGCTGGAGATAAGCCTCCCAAATTCCTCAACATGGTTATTGAGGTAGTAGGAGGTTCCCGAGACAAATACCAATACGACGTAATGCAGGAAGTACTTGTTTTAGACCGCATTATTCCGTCCTCAGTTGTTTTCCCCGTTGAGTACGGCTTTGTCCCCCAAACCCTCTCTGCGGATGGCGACCCTTTAGATATCATGGCATTAAGTTATGAGCCATTAGAGGTGGGTGCAATAGCTAGAGTTAGAGTAATAGGCGCATTGATAATTGAAGATGAAGAAGGCATTGACCCCAAAATCCTCTCAGTGCTCGTTGACGATGCAAGATTCAAAGGAATTGAGGATGCATCCCAAATACAAAAAAACAAGTTGATTGAGATTCAAGAATTCTTCGAGACCTACAAAAGACTTGAGCCGCACAAATGGACTAAGATAAAGGAATGGAAAAACGCTGAAGAAGCCGTGAAAATAGTGGTAAAAGCAATAGAAACTTATCAAAAGTCCGAGTTTGCACATAACACCAAAGATATAAACAAAGATAAGGTGACGGAGGCGACCAAAAGCTGA
- a CDS encoding NUDIX hydrolase — MVSAYAVIEGKEEGILFIIEGDAPYHKMVVLPGGYVKPNETIEQTVVREVEEETGLHVATTKFLGLYQDFLTENGDDPVNHIIAVYKVDVVGGRLIFSKEATAYKWLTAQEALASAELPNIFKQIIADVGKEHKRRFKIGNP; from the coding sequence TTGGTTAGCGCCTATGCTGTAATTGAGGGAAAAGAAGAAGGAATCTTGTTCATAATTGAAGGCGATGCGCCTTACCATAAAATGGTTGTCCTTCCCGGAGGATACGTTAAGCCAAATGAAACAATAGAGCAAACAGTTGTCCGTGAAGTTGAAGAAGAAACAGGCTTACATGTTGCTACAACTAAATTTCTCGGTCTCTATCAGGATTTCTTAACTGAAAACGGTGACGACCCTGTCAATCACATCATCGCCGTCTACAAAGTTGACGTTGTTGGAGGCAGATTAATCTTCTCTAAAGAAGCAACCGCGTACAAGTGGCTAACTGCGCAAGAAGCACTGGCTTCTGCAGAATTGCCTAACATATTCAAACAAATCATCGCAGATGTTGGAAAAGAACACAAAAGACGTTTCAAAATAGGGAACCCTTAG
- a CDS encoding plasma-membrane proton-efflux P-type ATPase → MSSQDAEKTSSPLDFNLKTGLSSEEAQRRYQKFGYNEIPEKKISPFRKFLSYFWGPIPWMIEAAAVLSLVIQHWEDFGIILTLLMVNSIVGFWQERKAESAIGMLKKRLAPTARVLRDGVWREMPSRDLVPGDVVRVRLGDIVPADVKLMKGDDLLLDESALTGESLPVEKRVSDLAYSGTIVRQGEMDACVVATGIASFLGKTTKLVEEAKTGSHFQKAVIKIGNYLIALAAIMVTAVVITAVFRAENLLEIVQFALVLTVAAIPVALPAVLTVTLAVGAMALAKKEAIVSKLVSIEEMAGVDVLCCDKTGTITKNELTVAEAKTFNGFQIGDVLLFASLASREENHDPIDDAVLNKAKSIQAVKQELSQYAVVDFKPFDPVSKRTEATIEDKDGSRFKVSKGAPQVVLSLASNTIEFANQVDEAVTSFANRGYRALGVVKGNEKGDWQFAGLLAIYDPPREDSAETIKTAQKMGVTVKMVTGDHIAIAKEISREVNLGSNVLTASSFVDKPDTEVKGIVDNADGFAQVFPEHKYRIVQILQDRGHIVGMTGDGVNDAPALKKADAGIAVAGATDVAKSAADVVLTKPGLSVIIDAFKESRKIFQRMQNYAIYRMAETIRVLIFLTFAIIVFNFYPLTAVMIVILALLNDLPIMMIAYDKVKVQENPVRWNMRDVLIVASLLGAVGVFSSFGLFLIGIQVLHLPADILQTLIFLKMTVAGHLTIYLARTGVHHFWTRPLPSNQLFFTTEITQVFATLLAVYGVFMSPIGWWLAAFVWGYALLAFLVTDLLKIHFFKLLRHSEVNLMYTPMVSQIK, encoded by the coding sequence TTGTCTTCTCAAGATGCTGAAAAAACTTCTAGCCCTTTGGACTTTAACTTAAAAACGGGTCTCTCTTCCGAAGAAGCACAGAGAAGATACCAGAAATTTGGCTATAACGAAATTCCAGAGAAAAAAATTAGTCCCTTTCGAAAATTTCTAAGCTACTTCTGGGGACCTATCCCTTGGATGATAGAGGCAGCCGCGGTTTTGTCTTTGGTGATTCAGCATTGGGAAGACTTCGGCATTATCTTGACCCTATTGATGGTTAACTCGATTGTGGGCTTTTGGCAGGAACGCAAAGCTGAAAGCGCAATTGGGATGCTAAAGAAAAGATTGGCGCCTACAGCACGTGTGCTACGGGATGGAGTTTGGCGTGAGATGCCGTCAAGAGACCTTGTGCCTGGCGACGTAGTTAGAGTACGTTTAGGCGACATTGTTCCAGCTGACGTTAAGCTCATGAAGGGCGATGATTTATTGCTTGATGAATCAGCGCTTACAGGCGAATCCTTACCCGTGGAAAAACGTGTTTCGGACTTGGCATACTCAGGGACAATTGTAAGGCAAGGAGAGATGGATGCTTGCGTTGTTGCAACAGGTATAGCGAGCTTTTTAGGAAAAACGACAAAGCTAGTCGAAGAGGCAAAGACAGGAAGCCACTTCCAAAAAGCTGTCATAAAAATCGGAAATTACCTGATTGCCCTCGCCGCTATCATGGTTACAGCAGTGGTAATCACGGCTGTTTTCCGCGCGGAAAACTTGCTTGAAATTGTCCAGTTTGCGTTGGTCTTAACTGTTGCAGCCATACCTGTGGCGTTGCCCGCTGTTTTAACGGTAACTTTGGCTGTTGGCGCTATGGCGCTTGCCAAAAAAGAAGCCATCGTAAGCAAACTCGTCTCCATTGAGGAAATGGCTGGCGTTGATGTATTATGTTGTGACAAGACTGGAACGATAACCAAGAACGAATTAACCGTAGCCGAAGCAAAGACGTTTAATGGCTTCCAAATAGGTGATGTGCTCTTATTTGCGTCACTGGCTTCCCGAGAAGAAAACCATGACCCCATTGACGATGCAGTGTTAAACAAAGCAAAGTCTATTCAAGCTGTCAAGCAAGAACTCAGTCAATACGCTGTAGTGGACTTCAAACCCTTTGACCCTGTTTCGAAACGTACAGAAGCAACAATTGAGGATAAGGATGGTAGCCGCTTTAAAGTTTCTAAGGGTGCTCCACAGGTCGTTCTCTCCTTGGCCTCTAATACTATTGAATTTGCTAACCAAGTGGATGAAGCTGTAACAAGTTTTGCTAATCGCGGTTACCGTGCGCTTGGAGTTGTGAAAGGCAATGAAAAAGGCGACTGGCAATTTGCTGGCTTATTAGCCATTTATGACCCACCGCGCGAGGATTCTGCTGAAACAATCAAGACCGCCCAGAAAATGGGTGTAACTGTCAAGATGGTTACTGGTGACCATATTGCTATTGCTAAAGAAATTTCCAGAGAAGTCAATCTTGGAAGCAACGTTTTGACTGCTTCATCATTTGTAGACAAGCCTGACACTGAAGTAAAGGGTATAGTGGATAACGCGGATGGCTTTGCTCAAGTTTTTCCAGAGCACAAATACCGTATTGTTCAGATTCTGCAGGACCGTGGTCACATTGTTGGAATGACTGGTGACGGTGTCAATGATGCGCCAGCGTTAAAGAAGGCAGATGCGGGCATAGCGGTGGCAGGTGCAACTGATGTAGCAAAATCAGCGGCTGATGTGGTACTTACCAAACCAGGGCTTTCGGTGATAATCGATGCTTTTAAGGAGAGTCGCAAGATTTTTCAGCGCATGCAAAACTATGCTATCTACCGCATGGCAGAGACAATCAGGGTATTAATTTTCTTGACTTTTGCTATTATTGTGTTTAATTTTTATCCGTTAACAGCTGTGATGATTGTCATTTTGGCGTTGCTTAATGATTTGCCTATTATGATGATTGCTTACGATAAAGTGAAAGTTCAAGAGAATCCCGTGAGATGGAACATGCGTGATGTGCTGATTGTTGCTTCTTTGCTGGGTGCCGTTGGGGTATTCAGCAGTTTTGGGCTTTTCTTAATCGGCATACAAGTATTACACTTACCTGCGGATATTTTGCAAACGCTTATTTTCTTAAAGATGACAGTGGCTGGGCACTTGACAATCTACTTAGCAAGAACTGGCGTACACCATTTTTGGACCCGCCCGTTGCCTTCAAATCAGCTATTCTTTACGACTGAAATCACGCAGGTTTTCGCTACATTATTAGCGGTTTACGGTGTTTTCATGAGTCCCATCGGCTGGTGGCTTGCCGCTTTTGTTTGGGGGTACGCACTGCTGGCTTTTCTGGTCACTGACCTGCTTAAAATTCACTTTTTTAAGTTGCTAAGGCATAGCGAAGTGAACCTGATGTACACACCCATGGTTTCTCAAATTAAATGA
- a CDS encoding radical SAM protein, with protein sequence MKKKGPVFIIPWRCTYACDSNCVHCVSAGKMAVPDELDTADAKKIVDQVNEFGASFFGITGGQPFLRKDLFEMLSYATSLGLGTSIITDGRLMDEQAFQQIVKNKTKISVSIDGGKKTNDAIRGEGAYDAAVSAIEKLSKEKLLNVLVYTFANKGKITNANEQDIRHVLDLAKKYDARWVVFHGFIPYSSDKESLKADLTPQQYESVCNKLYDLAQEYNGKPAINVYIPFYARVAKQRGMPDFDNWYNHFFLGRCFMGKFFSVAENGDAIPCSYNDAYRIGNIKDKTLKQIWEDMQNSDMFQKIREKKFNGKCGVCEFLDICGGCRSAALYYTGDILGSDLRCAYIPTALRK encoded by the coding sequence TTGAAAAAGAAGGGTCCAGTATTCATTATTCCTTGGCGATGCACCTACGCATGCGACAGCAACTGTGTGCATTGTGTTTCAGCTGGGAAAATGGCTGTTCCAGACGAGCTTGACACTGCGGATGCCAAAAAGATTGTTGACCAAGTCAACGAGTTCGGCGCATCCTTTTTCGGCATCACTGGGGGGCAACCGTTTCTCCGCAAAGACCTCTTCGAAATGCTTAGTTATGCTACAAGTCTGGGTTTAGGCACCAGCATTATCACTGATGGTCGCCTCATGGATGAGCAAGCCTTTCAACAGATTGTAAAAAACAAGACCAAAATCTCAGTCAGCATTGACGGCGGCAAAAAAACAAACGATGCCATCCGTGGAGAAGGCGCTTACGACGCCGCGGTCTCAGCGATAGAGAAACTCTCCAAAGAAAAATTACTCAACGTTCTCGTCTACACGTTTGCCAACAAAGGCAAAATAACAAACGCAAACGAACAAGACATCAGGCACGTGCTTGACTTAGCCAAAAAATACGACGCACGTTGGGTCGTATTTCACGGCTTCATCCCCTATAGTAGCGATAAAGAAAGCCTCAAAGCAGACCTGACACCCCAACAGTACGAATCGGTATGCAACAAACTCTACGACTTAGCCCAAGAATACAATGGCAAACCAGCAATCAACGTTTACATTCCCTTCTACGCCCGCGTGGCAAAACAGCGAGGCATGCCCGACTTTGACAACTGGTACAACCACTTCTTCCTTGGCAGATGCTTCATGGGCAAATTCTTTAGCGTTGCAGAAAACGGCGACGCCATCCCCTGCAGCTACAATGACGCTTACCGAATCGGCAACATAAAAGACAAAACACTCAAGCAGATTTGGGAGGACATGCAAAACTCAGACATGTTCCAAAAAATCAGAGAAAAAAAATTCAACGGAAAATGCGGAGTCTGCGAATTCCTCGACATCTGCGGAGGATGCCGCTCAGCAGCACTATATTATACTGGTGACATTTTGGGGTCTGACCTACGATGCGCCTACATCCCAACCGCTTTACGAAAATAG
- a CDS encoding OsmC family protein: MAKIKASAKLLENTRLVAENSRGHSVICDLPKASGGDDTGPTPLELALMSLAGCGVIIYADVCKNSKIEAGDIQIEVEAEKSPDVPTLNSVTMKVNISSKARKALAEAAWRRTEANCPVIYIYKESVPVKVEADIKAAP; the protein is encoded by the coding sequence ATGGCAAAAATAAAAGCCAGTGCAAAATTGTTGGAAAACACTCGTTTAGTAGCGGAAAATAGCCGAGGGCACAGCGTTATCTGCGACCTGCCGAAAGCCTCAGGCGGTGATGACACAGGACCAACCCCTCTAGAGTTGGCTTTGATGTCCTTGGCGGGCTGTGGCGTAATAATTTATGCGGATGTGTGCAAAAACAGCAAGATTGAAGCCGGCGATATTCAAATTGAAGTTGAAGCAGAAAAATCGCCAGACGTGCCCACACTAAACTCTGTGACAATGAAAGTCAACATTTCCTCGAAGGCACGCAAGGCTCTGGCGGAAGCGGCTTGGCGCAGGACTGAAGCTAATTGCCCAGTAATCTACATCTACAAGGAATCAGTTCCAGTTAAGGTTGAAGCAGACATCAAAGCCGCGCCCTAA
- a CDS encoding G1 family endopeptidase, with protein sequence MQAKGNYFVMRVVTLGAVWVLLLMLAMSSLTYLSSLFSNNPERHNISSLSWAGYVVANDFITPEFEVVAINASWVVPTVNNSNGAGYSSAWIGIGGQLDTTLIQVGTEHNVVNGQVTYNAWYEMLPDFAIKIEDMSIRPQDTVMASLTLINPDTDEWSIQIRDVTNGQGFGKNVIYNSSRSSGDWITERPTVNRQISSLSDFGNVTFKDCFVTINNATGRIGNFSYSKVDMINQQNFKLASVSSLGGDGSSFTVSYQASG encoded by the coding sequence TTGCAGGCAAAAGGAAACTACTTTGTAATGCGTGTTGTTACTCTTGGAGCAGTTTGGGTACTGTTACTAATGCTTGCAATGTCTTCGTTGACATATCTTTCATCCTTGTTTAGTAATAATCCTGAGAGACATAATATTTCAAGCCTAAGTTGGGCTGGGTATGTTGTTGCAAATGATTTTATTACTCCAGAGTTTGAGGTGGTTGCCATAAACGCTTCGTGGGTTGTACCCACGGTAAACAATTCCAATGGGGCGGGTTATTCTTCAGCTTGGATAGGAATTGGTGGACAATTAGATACAACGCTGATTCAGGTGGGAACAGAACACAACGTCGTAAACGGCCAAGTGACGTATAATGCTTGGTATGAGATGCTGCCTGACTTTGCAATAAAAATAGAAGATATGAGTATTCGCCCACAAGATACTGTTATGGCTTCGCTTACTTTGATTAACCCAGATACTGACGAATGGAGCATACAGATAAGGGATGTTACGAACGGCCAGGGGTTCGGCAAAAACGTCATTTACAATTCCTCGCGCTCATCAGGTGACTGGATTACAGAAAGACCGACGGTGAACCGGCAGATCAGCTCTCTGTCAGATTTTGGAAACGTCACCTTCAAGGACTGTTTTGTGACCATAAATAATGCAACAGGTCGCATAGGCAACTTTAGCTACTCTAAGGTGGATATGATTAACCAGCAGAATTTCAAGTTAGCTTCTGTTTCATCTCTTGGCGGTGATGGCTCAAGCTTCACGGTTAGTTACCAAGCAAGCGGATAG
- a CDS encoding GNAT family N-acetyltransferase yields MSVEDYPFAVRLANTMNWNMTRQDLEFIASLEPEGCFVLVKGAERVGMVTCISYGLVGWFGNLIVKEGERNKGAGTLLVKHAIDYFHGKGIETVGLYAYPQLTKFYTNIGFKHYEDFAVMQATPTQSIEKNLLNVTPQNLQAVAEFDRCCFGWDRHKLLEAIVLAKGNFGYFYSEKGKVVGYVLAKNYGNMAEVGPLVCQPGRLDEAKQLLECVLGKLVGLSVYLCVSKNENVFISKLVNIGFTEKFSVARMFLGHVATKDCIYLAESLERG; encoded by the coding sequence ATGAGCGTTGAAGACTATCCCTTCGCGGTGCGGCTTGCAAATACCATGAACTGGAACATGACCAGACAAGACCTTGAGTTCATCGCTTCGCTTGAACCAGAAGGTTGCTTTGTGCTCGTTAAGGGCGCGGAACGGGTGGGTATGGTTACCTGTATCAGCTATGGCCTCGTAGGCTGGTTTGGCAACCTTATCGTCAAAGAAGGAGAACGTAACAAGGGTGCAGGAACCCTATTGGTGAAGCATGCGATTGATTATTTTCATGGCAAAGGCATAGAAACCGTAGGGCTTTACGCTTATCCCCAGCTTACAAAATTTTATACCAACATTGGGTTCAAACATTATGAAGACTTTGCTGTTATGCAAGCAACACCCACTCAGAGTATAGAGAAAAATCTGCTCAATGTAACACCGCAGAATTTGCAAGCAGTGGCAGAATTTGATAGGTGCTGTTTTGGTTGGGACAGGCACAAACTACTGGAAGCAATTGTTTTAGCCAAGGGCAATTTTGGCTACTTTTACTCAGAAAAAGGCAAGGTTGTGGGGTATGTATTAGCTAAAAATTACGGAAATATGGCTGAGGTTGGACCCTTAGTGTGTCAACCTGGCCGTTTAGATGAAGCCAAACAACTTCTCGAATGCGTCCTCGGTAAACTGGTGGGTTTGAGCGTTTATCTTTGTGTGTCGAAGAATGAAAACGTCTTTATCTCTAAACTTGTGAATATTGGATTTACAGAGAAATTCTCGGTGGCACGAATGTTTTTAGGACATGTTGCAACGAAAGATTGTATATATTTAGCAGAGTCTCTTGAAAGAGGATAA
- a CDS encoding glycosyltransferase family 4 protein, which produces MEKFRLAVFNTQPPHLYFGGVERRIIETAKRLQNQADITVYSGTKAGFTTPTTINGVKIVPCPSTDKLYPIDNWYFNRSLTKKASEIDADVYEAHAVSGYGFPKALHKLGINKPFIHTIHGVLADEYEQAKKNGYQTFRSRVANRFMRRLANLEAQTAKDATLIITISKYSLEKIQRHYRVEPSKVRIVPNGVDVEKFKPISNVEAVKEQFGLGNEPCVLFVGSLIPRKGLSFLVEAAKKIVAEYPVTKFLVVGEGSQKKELTATLQAANLLGNFMFIGNVKEDLLGALYNCADVFVLPSIQEGQGIVLLEAQASGKPVVAFDVGGVKEAVRDGETGFLAKQGSVDALTDALLKLLSDKTLREKMGASGRKFVSENFTWDICAQKVLNVYREVLST; this is translated from the coding sequence ATGGAAAAGTTTCGGTTAGCTGTCTTCAACACCCAACCGCCTCACCTGTACTTTGGAGGCGTAGAGCGTCGCATAATCGAAACTGCCAAGCGGTTGCAAAACCAAGCTGACATCACCGTTTACAGCGGCACAAAAGCAGGCTTCACAACGCCAACAACAATAAATGGAGTCAAAATAGTTCCCTGCCCTTCCACCGACAAGCTTTATCCCATAGACAACTGGTATTTCAACCGCAGCTTAACCAAAAAAGCCAGCGAGATAGACGCTGATGTTTATGAAGCTCATGCGGTAAGCGGCTATGGTTTTCCCAAAGCACTCCATAAACTGGGCATCAACAAGCCATTCATACATACAATCCATGGGGTTCTGGCTGATGAGTATGAGCAAGCAAAGAAAAACGGTTACCAAACCTTCCGTAGCAGGGTTGCTAATCGATTTATGCGAAGGCTTGCCAACTTAGAAGCACAAACAGCTAAGGATGCAACGCTTATCATTACAATAAGCAAGTATTCACTGGAAAAAATTCAGCGCCATTACCGTGTTGAGCCAAGTAAGGTTCGGATTGTCCCAAACGGTGTTGACGTAGAGAAATTTAAGCCCATATCGAATGTTGAGGCAGTAAAAGAGCAGTTCGGCTTAGGCAATGAGCCATGTGTGCTTTTTGTCGGAAGTTTAATTCCGCGGAAAGGCTTGTCTTTTCTGGTTGAGGCTGCTAAAAAGATTGTAGCCGAATATCCTGTAACGAAGTTTTTAGTTGTCGGTGAAGGTTCCCAAAAAAAAGAGTTGACAGCCACTCTGCAGGCTGCTAATCTTTTGGGTAACTTCATGTTTATTGGTAACGTGAAAGAAGATTTGCTTGGTGCACTCTACAACTGCGCTGACGTGTTTGTTTTGCCATCGATTCAGGAGGGGCAAGGCATAGTGTTGCTTGAAGCGCAGGCGTCAGGTAAGCCTGTTGTTGCTTTTGATGTAGGCGGCGTCAAAGAAGCTGTCCGCGACGGAGAAACTGGCTTTTTAGCTAAGCAAGGAAGTGTTGATGCGTTAACGGATGCCTTGCTTAAGCTTCTTTCAGACAAAACTCTGAGAGAAAAGATGGGTGCTAGCGGTCGCAAGTTTGTCTCTGAAAACTTTACTTGGGACATTTGCGCCCAAAAAGTGCTCAACGTTTACAGAGAAGTGCTGTCAACATGA
- a CDS encoding hydroxymethylglutaryl-CoA reductase, degradative produces MVKSSVISGFYKLSPKERLAIVKAFAGLTDEEVCLLENTGSLSMENADHMVENVIGVFPEPLGVAVNFLINGKDYLIPMATEEPSVIAAASYAAKMVRDGGGFRTSSTTPVMIGQIQVVKLEDAQLAKQLVLEAKEAILKKANDQDPVLNSFGGGAKDLEARIIDTRMGQMLIVHLFVDCRDAMGANAVNTMAEAVAPMIEGLTGGQVYLRIISNLATKRLAKAWCTVPKESLGGEAVVDGIAYASAFAEADPYRAATHNKGAMNGIIAVVLATGNDHRAIEAGAHAYAALNGAYTTLSKWTKNASGDLEGVIELPMAVGLIGGAVKTHPIARIAMKILGVTSANEFAEVLAAVGLAQNLAALRALANEGIQRGHMSLHARNIAITAGAKDELIDLVAAQMVQERKVRVDRAKEILDQLTKKQ; encoded by the coding sequence ATGGTCAAGTCGTCAGTAATCTCGGGCTTCTACAAACTCTCACCCAAAGAGCGATTAGCAATTGTTAAGGCTTTCGCAGGCTTAACGGACGAGGAAGTCTGTTTGCTGGAGAACACTGGTTCCTTGTCGATGGAAAACGCGGACCACATGGTTGAAAATGTCATCGGTGTTTTCCCTGAACCGTTAGGTGTCGCCGTTAACTTCCTAATCAACGGTAAAGACTACCTTATTCCAATGGCTACTGAAGAGCCAAGCGTTATTGCCGCAGCCAGCTATGCAGCAAAGATGGTTCGTGATGGCGGAGGCTTCCGCACAAGTAGTACCACACCTGTTATGATTGGACAAATTCAAGTGGTTAAACTTGAAGATGCCCAACTGGCAAAACAGTTGGTTTTGGAGGCTAAAGAGGCAATTTTAAAGAAGGCAAACGACCAAGACCCAGTTCTCAACTCTTTTGGCGGCGGCGCTAAAGACTTGGAGGCAAGAATTATCGATACGAGGATGGGTCAAATGTTGATTGTACACTTGTTTGTGGACTGTCGAGATGCAATGGGTGCGAACGCTGTTAACACTATGGCTGAGGCAGTTGCGCCGATGATTGAGGGACTTACAGGCGGGCAGGTGTATTTGCGGATAATCTCCAATTTAGCTACGAAACGGCTGGCGAAAGCATGGTGCACCGTGCCCAAGGAATCATTAGGCGGAGAAGCAGTCGTAGACGGCATTGCTTATGCTTCAGCTTTTGCTGAGGCTGACCCATATCGAGCAGCTACACATAACAAAGGTGCAATGAACGGCATAATCGCTGTGGTTTTAGCGACGGGAAACGACCACCGCGCAATTGAGGCAGGAGCGCACGCTTACGCAGCATTAAACGGTGCCTACACCACCTTATCGAAATGGACGAAGAATGCAAGCGGTGATTTGGAGGGGGTTATTGAGTTGCCGATGGCTGTTGGCTTAATTGGCGGTGCTGTGAAAACGCATCCTATCGCGCGGATTGCCATGAAAATTTTAGGTGTCACATCTGCTAATGAGTTTGCGGAGGTTTTGGCGGCTGTTGGCTTGGCTCAGAACCTTGCCGCTTTGCGTGCGTTAGCGAACGAGGGTATTCAGCGGGGTCACATGTCGCTTCATGCAAGAAATATCGCCATCACCGCTGGCGCAAAAGATGAACTGATAGATTTAGTAGCTGCACAAATGGTTCAGGAACGGAAAGTCCGCGTTGACCGCGCTAAAGAAATCCTCGACCAACTAACCAAAAAACAATAA
- a CDS encoding MBL fold metallo-hydrolase: protein MAERARVTKSGAVLLGDSVACDAFDGTRPLRVVTHAHADHLGGLRKSLKCCEKVLMTKATRDLAMTLDCSLKLKEMPVQCLEYGKVLKYRDERIRLVRADHILGASQVLLEDAGGIRIVWTGDFRLDDTPVVDCDVLVVEATYGSPSCRRNFGVDVRKLLVSMIERRLRGGAVYVFGYHGKLQEVMQLLRDADVAVPFVMPERVYEVTKVCEKHGMRLGDVSLSSSAEGHELLDGNLPCVAFYHMNSRQHVGLRNARICVSGWEFSKPCRQIGDREYLVALSDHSDFDGLVEYVKLSKAKQVITDNYRSNGDALAKEINKRLGVSAVAMPRSSGQTTL, encoded by the coding sequence TTGGCTGAAAGGGCTCGGGTAACAAAAAGCGGCGCTGTCCTGCTAGGTGACAGTGTAGCCTGCGACGCTTTTGATGGCACAAGACCACTGCGGGTTGTGACGCATGCGCATGCAGACCATCTTGGCGGTTTACGCAAGAGTTTAAAGTGCTGCGAGAAAGTTTTGATGACCAAAGCCACACGTGACCTTGCCATGACACTTGACTGCTCGCTAAAGCTCAAAGAGATGCCAGTGCAATGTTTAGAGTACGGAAAAGTCCTCAAGTATCGTGATGAACGAATCAGACTTGTCAGGGCTGACCACATTTTAGGCGCCTCGCAAGTGCTGCTTGAAGATGCTGGCGGCATACGTATCGTTTGGACAGGCGACTTCAGATTGGACGACACGCCAGTTGTGGACTGCGACGTGCTGGTGGTTGAGGCAACGTATGGTAGCCCATCGTGCAGGCGCAACTTTGGCGTTGATGTGCGAAAACTTTTGGTTTCTATGATTGAGAGACGTTTGCGCGGCGGCGCAGTTTACGTGTTCGGCTACCATGGCAAACTACAAGAAGTTATGCAGCTTTTACGTGACGCAGACGTTGCAGTGCCGTTTGTCATGCCAGAACGAGTTTATGAAGTTACCAAAGTCTGCGAGAAACATGGCATGCGTCTTGGTGACGTGTCGCTTTCCTCTTCAGCAGAGGGGCATGAGCTTTTGGACGGCAACTTGCCGTGCGTAGCATTTTATCATATGAATTCGCGTCAGCACGTGGGTTTGCGGAACGCACGGATTTGCGTAAGCGGTTGGGAGTTCAGCAAGCCTTGTCGGCAAATCGGTGACCGCGAATACCTTGTCGCATTAAGTGACCACTCGGACTTTGATGGGTTAGTTGAATACGTTAAGCTTTCAAAAGCTAAACAGGTTATAACTGACAATTACCGAAGCAACGGTGATGCGTTGGCGAAAGAGATTAACAAGCGGTTAGGTGTTTCTGCAGTTGCCATGCCAAGAAGTTCGGGGCAAACAACTTTATAG
- a CDS encoding AAA family ATPase, with translation MNANKLVIGLAGMPGSGKSLVVDTARELGYDIVVMGDVIRQETQKRGLELTPQNVGKVMLQLRQEGGNYVVAQKCIPKIQQQTSNKVLVDGLRSLYEADIFKEHFSKFILVAVHSAPETRFHRLYNRGRSDDSADWNVFHERDMRELSVGLGNVIAMAQVMIVNDNNVEQVKAKVKEALERIEEKWLK, from the coding sequence ATGAACGCTAACAAACTAGTCATCGGATTAGCAGGCATGCCTGGCTCAGGAAAATCTCTAGTCGTTGACACCGCACGCGAACTGGGCTACGACATTGTAGTCATGGGCGACGTAATTAGGCAAGAAACACAAAAACGCGGCTTAGAATTAACACCCCAAAACGTGGGCAAAGTCATGCTACAACTGCGCCAAGAAGGCGGAAACTACGTTGTCGCCCAAAAATGCATCCCAAAAATCCAACAACAAACCAGCAACAAAGTCCTCGTGGACGGCCTGCGAAGCCTCTACGAAGCCGACATATTCAAAGAGCACTTCTCAAAATTCATCCTCGTAGCCGTTCACTCAGCGCCAGAAACCCGATTCCACCGCCTCTACAACCGAGGCAGAAGCGACGACTCAGCAGACTGGAACGTTTTTCACGAGCGAGACATGCGCGAACTCAGCGTTGGCTTGGGCAACGTCATAGCGATGGCACAGGTGATGATAGTGAACGATAATAATGTCGAGCAAGTTAAGGCTAAAGTAAAAGAGGCACTGGAGAGGATTGAGGAAAAATGGCTCAAGTAA